One segment of Streptomyces sp. TG1A-8 DNA contains the following:
- a CDS encoding Ig-like domain-containing protein: MTDSKRRKGLTVASALLGGVLVLTGCSGGGDAKAADGGDASQAQADAAAATKASEAQITITPKDGSNNASINNSATVKVAKGTLTGVTMTTADGKAVAGALSADRTSWQPSGQLERSTTYKVAAEAKDSDGRVAHENASFTTVSPANSFIGNFTPENGSTVGVGMPVSINFDKAITNKAAVQKGVTVTSTSGQEVVCHWFSANRMDCRPETYWKEGSTVTLKLALDGVEGASGVYGVQQKTVTFHIGRNQVSYVDAQTKQMKVTQDGKVVKTIPISAGSPDNKTYEGVMVMSEKFKQTRMNGATVGFTDDDGKGEYDIKDVPHAIRLTSSGTFLHGNYWGAKSIFGSVNTSHGCVGLSDTKGANDPSTPAAWMYEHSLVGDVVVIQHTGDKTVAPDNGLNGWNMDWAQWKAGSAV, from the coding sequence ATGACGGACAGCAAGCGGCGCAAGGGCCTGACGGTCGCGTCCGCACTGCTCGGTGGTGTTCTGGTGCTCACCGGCTGTTCCGGCGGCGGCGACGCGAAGGCGGCCGACGGCGGTGACGCCTCGCAGGCACAGGCCGACGCGGCGGCTGCCACGAAGGCGTCCGAGGCCCAGATCACCATCACGCCCAAGGACGGCTCGAACAACGCCTCCATCAACAACTCGGCCACCGTCAAGGTCGCCAAGGGCACGTTGACCGGCGTGACGATGACCACCGCCGACGGCAAGGCCGTCGCGGGCGCGCTGTCCGCCGACAGGACGAGCTGGCAGCCCAGCGGCCAGCTGGAGCGCTCGACCACCTACAAGGTCGCCGCGGAGGCGAAGGACTCCGACGGCCGGGTGGCCCACGAGAACGCCTCCTTCACCACGGTCTCCCCGGCCAACAGCTTCATAGGCAACTTCACGCCGGAGAACGGTTCCACCGTCGGCGTGGGCATGCCGGTGTCGATCAACTTCGACAAGGCGATCACCAACAAGGCCGCCGTCCAGAAGGGCGTCACGGTCACCTCCACCAGCGGCCAGGAGGTCGTCTGCCACTGGTTCAGCGCCAACCGCATGGACTGCCGCCCGGAGACCTACTGGAAGGAGGGCTCCACCGTCACGCTGAAGCTCGCGCTCGACGGCGTCGAGGGTGCCAGCGGCGTCTACGGCGTGCAGCAGAAGACGGTCACCTTCCACATCGGCCGCAACCAGGTCTCCTACGTCGACGCGCAGACCAAGCAGATGAAGGTCACCCAGGACGGCAAGGTCGTCAAGACCATCCCGATCTCCGCCGGTTCGCCGGACAACAAGACGTACGAGGGCGTCATGGTGATGTCCGAGAAGTTCAAGCAGACGCGCATGAACGGCGCGACCGTCGGCTTCACCGACGACGACGGCAAGGGCGAGTACGACATCAAGGACGTGCCGCACGCCATCCGTCTGACCAGCTCCGGCACCTTCCTGCACGGCAACTACTGGGGCGCGAAGTCCATCTTCGGCAGCGTCAACACCAGCCACGGCTGCGTCGGCCTGTCCGACACCAAGGGCGCCAACGACCCGAGCACCCCGGCCGCGTGGATGTACGAGCACTCCCTGGTCGGTGACGTGGTCGTCATCCAGCACACCGGTGACAAGACCGTCGCCCCGGACAACGGCCTCAACGGCTGGAACATGGACTGGGCCCAGTGGAAGGCCGGTTCGGCCGTCTGA
- the hutH gene encoding histidine ammonia-lyase, with translation MHTVVVGTSGVTASDVLAVARGGARVELSAQAETALSAAREIVDALAAKPEPVYGVSTGFGALATRHISQDLRAQLQRNIVRSHAAGMGPRVEREVVRALMFLRLKTVCSGYTGVRPEVARTMADVLNAGITPVVHEYGSLGCSGDLAPLSHCALTLMGEGEAEGPDGSLRPAGELLAEHGIRPVELREKEGLALLNGTDGMLGMLLMALADLDTLYKSADITAALSLEALLGTDKVLAPELHAVRPHPGQGDSAANMLAVLRGSQLTGHHQDDAPRVQDAYSVRCAPQVAGAGRDTLAHARLVAERELASAVDNPVVLPDGRVESNGNFHGAPVAYALDFLAIAAADLGSIAERRTNRLLDKNRSHGLPPFLADDAGVDSGLMIAQYTQAALVGEMKRLAVPASADSIPSSAMQEDHVSMGWSAARKLRTAVDNLTRIIAVELYAATRAIELREGLAPAPASRAVIDAVRAAGVRGPGPDRFLAPDLAAADAFVRGGELVAAVEEVTGPLR, from the coding sequence ATGCACACTGTGGTGGTGGGGACGTCCGGCGTCACCGCGTCCGACGTCCTCGCCGTGGCGCGCGGCGGTGCCCGCGTCGAGCTGTCGGCGCAGGCGGAGACGGCCCTCTCGGCGGCCCGGGAGATCGTGGACGCGCTGGCCGCGAAGCCGGAACCGGTCTACGGCGTCTCCACCGGTTTCGGAGCCCTGGCGACCCGGCACATCAGCCAGGACCTGCGCGCCCAACTGCAGCGCAACATCGTCCGCTCGCACGCCGCCGGCATGGGCCCCCGGGTCGAGCGGGAGGTCGTACGGGCCCTGATGTTCCTGCGGCTCAAGACCGTCTGCTCCGGGTACACCGGCGTCCGGCCCGAGGTCGCGCGGACCATGGCCGACGTGCTGAACGCCGGCATCACCCCGGTCGTGCACGAGTACGGCTCCCTCGGCTGCTCCGGCGACCTGGCCCCGCTGTCCCACTGCGCCCTCACGCTCATGGGCGAGGGCGAGGCGGAGGGCCCCGACGGCAGCCTCCGCCCCGCCGGCGAACTGCTCGCCGAGCACGGGATACGGCCCGTCGAGCTGCGCGAGAAGGAAGGGCTCGCCCTCCTCAACGGCACCGACGGCATGCTCGGCATGCTGCTCATGGCCCTCGCCGACCTGGACACGCTCTACAAGTCCGCCGACATCACGGCCGCCCTCAGCCTGGAGGCGCTGCTCGGCACGGACAAGGTGCTCGCCCCGGAGCTGCACGCCGTCCGCCCGCACCCCGGCCAGGGCGACTCCGCCGCGAACATGCTCGCCGTGCTGCGGGGCTCGCAGCTCACCGGCCACCACCAGGACGACGCGCCCCGCGTCCAGGACGCCTACTCGGTGCGCTGCGCCCCGCAGGTCGCCGGCGCCGGACGCGACACCCTCGCGCACGCCCGCCTGGTCGCCGAGCGGGAACTGGCCTCCGCCGTCGACAACCCGGTCGTGCTGCCGGACGGGAGGGTGGAGTCCAACGGCAACTTCCACGGCGCGCCCGTGGCCTACGCGCTGGACTTCCTCGCCATCGCCGCCGCCGACCTCGGCTCCATCGCCGAACGCCGCACCAACCGGCTGCTGGACAAGAACCGCAGCCACGGCCTGCCGCCGTTCCTCGCCGACGACGCCGGCGTCGACTCCGGCCTGATGATCGCCCAGTACACGCAGGCCGCCCTGGTCGGCGAGATGAAGCGGCTCGCCGTGCCGGCCTCGGCCGACTCCATCCCGTCCTCCGCCATGCAGGAGGACCACGTCTCCATGGGCTGGTCGGCCGCGCGCAAGCTGCGCACCGCCGTCGACAACCTCACCCGGATCATCGCCGTCGAGCTGTACGCCGCCACCCGCGCCATCGAGCTGCGCGAGGGCCTGGCCCCGGCGCCCGCCTCCCGGGCCGTGATCGACGCCGTGCGCGCCGCGGGCGTGCGGGGGCCCGGCCCGGACCGGTTCCTGGCGCCCGACCTGGCCGCCGCCGACGCGTTCGTGCGCGGCGGGGAACTCGTCGCCGCCGTGGAGGAGGTGACCGGCCCGCTGCGCTGA
- a CDS encoding LAETG motif-containing sortase-dependent surface protein: MSSARRPLLTATAAGTLLCALWFVPSANASQNTPAGATARTVSTTRVTQQTAVVSGTATTQAADASDGTRLADTGSFDTTPYVVGGSAFLAVGAGFVVYSVRRERLEF; the protein is encoded by the coding sequence GTGTCATCCGCTCGCCGCCCGCTGCTGACCGCCACCGCCGCGGGCACCCTGCTGTGCGCCCTGTGGTTCGTCCCGTCCGCCAACGCCTCGCAGAACACCCCGGCCGGCGCGACCGCGCGGACGGTCTCGACGACGCGGGTCACCCAGCAGACCGCGGTGGTGTCCGGGACCGCCACCACGCAGGCCGCGGACGCCTCCGACGGCACCCGGCTCGCCGACACCGGCAGTTTCGACACCACTCCGTACGTCGTCGGCGGCAGCGCGTTCCTCGCCGTGGGCGCCGGGTTCGTGGTGTATTCGGTACGGCGGGAACGCCTCGAATTCTGA